A stretch of Brassica napus cultivar Da-Ae chromosome C6, Da-Ae, whole genome shotgun sequence DNA encodes these proteins:
- the LOC106446511 gene encoding glutathione S-transferase U11 — MGSINGSKNDECVRLLGAWPSPFVLRTRIALNLKRVAYEYLEEEDTLNSESVLNYNPVHKQIPILIHGNKPIRESLNIVMYVDETWLSGPPILPSDPFDRAVARFWDVYIDEHCFTSINGVAVAKDEDERKAAIAKLGQCMALLEETFQECSKGRGFFGGENIGFIDIGFGSMLGPLKVLEKFTGFKFIHPKNTPGLFHWADRFYAHEAVKPVMPDIEKLVEFARLKFNTSIFK; from the exons ATGGGATCCATAAATGGTTCAAAAAATGATGAGTGCGTAAGGCTGTTAGGAGCATGGCCTAGCCCTTTCGTGCTGAGGACTCGGATCGCACTTAACCTAAAGCGTGTAGCGTACGAGTATCTCGAAGAAGAAGATACTTTGAATTCGGAGAGCGTGTTAAACTATAACCCCGTCCATAAACAGATCCCTATCCTCATCCATGGCAATAAGCCAATCCGTGAATCTCTCAACATCGTCATGTACGTTGATGAAACTTGGCTCTCAGGTCCTCCCATACTTCCCTCTGATCCCTTTGATCGTGCCGTAGCTCGCTTTTGGGACGTCTACATCGATGAACAC TGTTTTACATCAATCAATGGAGTGGCAGTAGCAAAAGACGAGGATGAAAGAAAGGCGGCGATAGCAAAGCTAGGGCAATGTATGGCTCTATTAGAAGAAACGTTTCAAGAATGCAGCAAAGGGAGAGGCTTCTTTGGAGGAGAAAACATTGGATTCATCGATATCGGTTTCGGATCAATGTTAGGTCCTCTCAAAGTTCTAGAGAAATTTACCGGGTTCAAGTTCATACATCCAAAGAACACACCAGGTCTTTTCCACTGGGCAGACAGATTCTACGCCCATGAAGCAGTCAAGCCTGTCATGCCCGATATTGAAAAGCTGGTCGAGTTTGCTAGGCTTAAGTTCAATACTTCAATCTTTAAATGA